The following DNA comes from Myxococcus fulvus.
GACTCCATCAACTTGCGCAGCGCCCGGAAGGCCACCTTGCGCCCGTACACGGGCGAGGGGTGGTGCGCCATCGTCAACAACGGTCGACGCCGCGCCCTCGCGGCCTCCACCTTCACGGGCACTTCTCCCGCCTGCACCTGCGAGGCGCAGAAGGCCGGCTGCACCAGGACCTTGTCCGCCGGCACGCCGCACGACAGCAGCGCCTCACGCACCGCCAGCGAGACGGCGATGATGCGCGTGTAGCCCGCGAGCGCCACCCGGGCGAACGCGCGCCTTGCCGCGGACGCCGCCAGGTAGTCCGGCAGCAGCCCCGAGTGCAGCGTGATGAAGCGAGGCGCCCGACCCGCGGGCACCCCGGCCACCATGGCCGCGAGCAGCCACGCCTTGGGGTTGTTCCCGCTGGTGTGGACATGCACCGTCCACCCCGAGGCGAGAAACCCGGTCAGCCTGAGGCCGAAGTGAGCGGGGCTTCGCACCGGGAGAACGTCCGGAACCGGCCGGCCGCCCTTCCCGATGTCCAGCACCTTCGCTTCGACCCCACGGCTGCGCAGGAACCGATGAAGTTGTTGAACGTGAATCGCCACGCCCCCGAACGGAGGCGGATGGTCTCCCACGAGGAGCACGCGCATGGCAGGCCCTAGCTCGGCACCGACGCCGAAGGAGGCACCGCCGACAGCGGCGAGCGACGCGGCAGGAGCCCCATCTCC
Coding sequences within:
- a CDS encoding glycosyltransferase family 4 protein, which codes for MRVLLVGDHPPPFGGVAIHVQQLHRFLRSRGVEAKVLDIGKGGRPVPDVLPVRSPAHFGLRLTGFLASGWTVHVHTSGNNPKAWLLAAMVAGVPAGRAPRFITLHSGLLPDYLAASAARRAFARVALAGYTRIIAVSLAVREALLSCGVPADKVLVQPAFCASQVQAGEVPVKVEAARARRRPLLTMAHHPSPVYGRKVAFRALRKLMESHPDVGLALFGPGTNSEELIRDARELGVAGQLEVLGELDHPAALGLIARSDVFLRPTTHDGDSISVRESLALGVPCVASDVCARPEGTRLFRAGDAASLATSIGEAVAAGPAKVASPDVGPVLLELYEALAPRRSAPVQAAPAA